Proteins from a genomic interval of Hippocampus zosterae strain Florida chromosome 14, ASM2543408v3, whole genome shotgun sequence:
- the LOC127615324 gene encoding ensconsin-like isoform X1 has product MRGSIASMPVQKSITCAWQGPVRRTTREAVSSTNVDERLKAARERREEQQRLLASRVHSRYEREQQAKLHYEQQLQQRQKKLREQKLKEDRRRAAVEEKRQQRLKEEKERNESAVRRTLEKSQRAQQNFSQNVSGRKPAKNAPGHIVLSTWEKNLVSRLLTPTSSYLARSKSAVGQSGEEVVHICRHAVSFYSTTSSSPSGTQQKLQDHRPQIQRSQNQRAQDRKPQIQKSPNQRPQIQKPQNQRPQDQKLQKPQKPQIQTLQKQKPQIQRTQNLRPQSQRPPPPHLSPSHSQRRSTSGVQPKASTLQTANKKTPNIGPPTRSPTNRNAATKTSRTASSPSPERAHKRSGRRHSIPLQLDLESVPEEDVSICNSALSPGNSRPARASTEDNVEYSSETQSRQPAESRTAGDGSPSTMPSAPPKAPLRPLDGPINPEETSGAAMLLGELEEQEHLAAAEAERRSWEELQRRRVEERARQRAETERLIAEKQRRDEEEHRRAEEERAQAMREAALLHKQREEEQAREREKAAQVQKERELLGQKEEAERQVRKKRLEEIMRRTRRTVSPDAKSVTVSILPKENNEPPVQDAVQPPAGSRPSQAVMDDKEANDDMVPVVAFKERRSLRTLTGLEDIQTHQRAEVI; this is encoded by the exons ATGCGAGGCTCCATAGCCAGCATGCCTGTGCAGAAGAGCATCACTTGTGCGTGGCAGGGTCCCGTGAGGAGGACCACGCGAGAAG CGGTGAGCAGCACAAATGTGGACGAGAGGCTTAAAGCTGCTCGGGAAAGGAGAGAGGAACAACAGAGGTTACTCG CCTCACGGGTGCACAGCAGGTATGAGCGGGAGCAGCAAGCCAAGCTCCACTACGAGCAGCAGCTACAGCAGCGCCAGAAGAAGCTTCGGGAGCAAAAACTCAAGGAGGACAGGAGACGTGCTgccgtggaggagaagcgacaGCAGCGTCTCAAGGAGGAAAAA GAGCGAAATGAATCTGCCGTGCGCCGGACCTTGGAAAAGAGCCAAAGAGCCCAACAAAACTTCAGCCAAAACGTGAGCGGCAGGAAGCCCGCTAAAAACG CTCCAGGTCACATAGTGCTCAGCACATGGGAGAAGAACCTGGTGAGTCGCCTGCTAACTCCCACAAGCTCTTATCTGGCACGGAGCAAGAGTGCTGTTGGTCAGTCGGGAGAAGAAG TTGTTCATATTTGTCGCCATGCAGTTTCGTTTTACTCCACGACCAGTAGCAGCCCAAGCGGCACCCAGCAGAAGCTCCAGGATCACAGACCCCAGATCCAGAGGTCCCAAAACCAGAGAGCCCAAGACCGGAAACCCCAGATTCAGAAATCCCCAAATCAAAGGCCCCAGATTCAGAAACCCCAGAACCAGAGACCACAGGACCAAAAACTGCAGAAACCCCAGAAACCCCAAATCCAGACATTACAGAAGCAGAAACCCCAGATCCAGAGAACTCAGAACCTGAGACCCCAGAGCCAGAGGCCACCGCCGCCACATCTGAGTCCCAGCCACAGCCAGAGAAGAAGCACCAGCGGTGTACAG CCCAAAGCAAGCACACTACAAACCGCTAACAAGAAGACTCCAAACATCGGTCCACCTACTCGTTCGCCTACAAACCGTAACGCGGCAACTAAAACGAGCAGAACGGCGTCATCGCCCTCTCCGGAACG GGCTCACAAGAGATCAGGCCGGCGGCACTCCATCCCTCTTCAACTGGACCTCGAGTCGGTTCCTGAGGAAGACGTTTCAATTTGCAACTCTGCCCTGTCACCTGGCAACTCCAGGCCCGCCAGGGCCTCAACCGAAGACAACGTGGAATATTCGTCTGAGACTCAGAGCCGCCAGCCGGCTGAGAGCAGAACTGCCGGAGATGGCA GTCCCTCCACAATGCCTTCCGCTCCACCCAAAGCCCCGCTGAGGCCCTTGGATGGTCCGATCAACCCAGAAGAGACCTCTGGAGCGGCTATGCTGCTCGGGGAGCTAGAGGAGCAGGAGCACTTGGCAGCTGCTGAAGCTGAAAG GCGCAGTTGGGAGGAGCTGCAGCGCCGCAGAGTCGAGGAGCGAGCCCGGCAGCGGGCTGAGACCGAGCGTCTGATTGCGGAAAAGCAAAGACGTGACGAAGAGGAGCATAGGCGGGCCGAGGAGGAGAGAGCTCAAGCCATGCGTGAAGCGGCTCTTCTGCACAAGCAG AGGGAGGAGGAACAAGCCAGAGAGCGGGAGAAAGCGGCCCAGGTGCAGAAGGAGCGCGAGCTGCTCGGGCAGAAAGAGGAAGCCGAACGGCAAGTTCGAAAGAAG CGACTGGAGGAGATCATGCGGAGAACCAGAAGAACAGTTTCTCCTGACGCG AAATCAGTGACGGTGAGCATCTTACCGAAGGAGAACAATGAGCCTCCTGTGCAGGATGCCGTCCAGCCGCCGGCGGGTTCCAGGCCATCGCAGGCGGTAATGGATGACAAGGAAGCCAATGATGACATGGTGCCTGTGGTGGCCTTCAAAGAGCGCAGGTCTCTCCGGACTCTCACCGGTCTGGAAGACATCCAGACACACCAACGAGCAG AAGTCATTTGA
- the LOC127615324 gene encoding ensconsin-like isoform X3, with protein MRGSIASMPVQKSITCAWQGPVRRTTREAVSSTNVDERLKAARERREEQQRLLASRVHSRYEREQQAKLHYEQQLQQRQKKLREQKLKEDRRRAAVEEKRQQRLKEEKERNESAVRRTLEKSQRAQQNFSQNVSGRKPAKNVSFYSTTSSSPSGTQQKLQDHRPQIQRSQNQRAQDRKPQIQKSPNQRPQIQKPQNQRPQDQKLQKPQKPQIQTLQKQKPQIQRTQNLRPQSQRPPPPHLSPSHSQRRSTSGVQPKASTLQTANKKTPNIGPPTRSPTNRNAATKTSRTASSPSPERAHKRSGRRHSIPLQLDLESVPEEDVSICNSALSPGNSRPARASTEDNVEYSSETQSRQPAESRTAGDGSPSTMPSAPPKAPLRPLDGPINPEETSGAAMLLGELEEQEHLAAAEAERRSWEELQRRRVEERARQRAETERLIAEKQRRDEEEHRRAEEERAQAMREAALLHKQREEEQAREREKAAQVQKERELLGQKEEAERQVRKKRLEEIMRRTRRTVSPDAKSVTVSILPKENNEPPVQDAVQPPAGSRPSQAVMDDKEANDDMVPVVAFKERRSLRTLTGLEDIQTHQRAEVI; from the exons ATGCGAGGCTCCATAGCCAGCATGCCTGTGCAGAAGAGCATCACTTGTGCGTGGCAGGGTCCCGTGAGGAGGACCACGCGAGAAG CGGTGAGCAGCACAAATGTGGACGAGAGGCTTAAAGCTGCTCGGGAAAGGAGAGAGGAACAACAGAGGTTACTCG CCTCACGGGTGCACAGCAGGTATGAGCGGGAGCAGCAAGCCAAGCTCCACTACGAGCAGCAGCTACAGCAGCGCCAGAAGAAGCTTCGGGAGCAAAAACTCAAGGAGGACAGGAGACGTGCTgccgtggaggagaagcgacaGCAGCGTCTCAAGGAGGAAAAA GAGCGAAATGAATCTGCCGTGCGCCGGACCTTGGAAAAGAGCCAAAGAGCCCAACAAAACTTCAGCCAAAACGTGAGCGGCAGGAAGCCCGCTAAAAACG TTTCGTTTTACTCCACGACCAGTAGCAGCCCAAGCGGCACCCAGCAGAAGCTCCAGGATCACAGACCCCAGATCCAGAGGTCCCAAAACCAGAGAGCCCAAGACCGGAAACCCCAGATTCAGAAATCCCCAAATCAAAGGCCCCAGATTCAGAAACCCCAGAACCAGAGACCACAGGACCAAAAACTGCAGAAACCCCAGAAACCCCAAATCCAGACATTACAGAAGCAGAAACCCCAGATCCAGAGAACTCAGAACCTGAGACCCCAGAGCCAGAGGCCACCGCCGCCACATCTGAGTCCCAGCCACAGCCAGAGAAGAAGCACCAGCGGTGTACAG CCCAAAGCAAGCACACTACAAACCGCTAACAAGAAGACTCCAAACATCGGTCCACCTACTCGTTCGCCTACAAACCGTAACGCGGCAACTAAAACGAGCAGAACGGCGTCATCGCCCTCTCCGGAACG GGCTCACAAGAGATCAGGCCGGCGGCACTCCATCCCTCTTCAACTGGACCTCGAGTCGGTTCCTGAGGAAGACGTTTCAATTTGCAACTCTGCCCTGTCACCTGGCAACTCCAGGCCCGCCAGGGCCTCAACCGAAGACAACGTGGAATATTCGTCTGAGACTCAGAGCCGCCAGCCGGCTGAGAGCAGAACTGCCGGAGATGGCA GTCCCTCCACAATGCCTTCCGCTCCACCCAAAGCCCCGCTGAGGCCCTTGGATGGTCCGATCAACCCAGAAGAGACCTCTGGAGCGGCTATGCTGCTCGGGGAGCTAGAGGAGCAGGAGCACTTGGCAGCTGCTGAAGCTGAAAG GCGCAGTTGGGAGGAGCTGCAGCGCCGCAGAGTCGAGGAGCGAGCCCGGCAGCGGGCTGAGACCGAGCGTCTGATTGCGGAAAAGCAAAGACGTGACGAAGAGGAGCATAGGCGGGCCGAGGAGGAGAGAGCTCAAGCCATGCGTGAAGCGGCTCTTCTGCACAAGCAG AGGGAGGAGGAACAAGCCAGAGAGCGGGAGAAAGCGGCCCAGGTGCAGAAGGAGCGCGAGCTGCTCGGGCAGAAAGAGGAAGCCGAACGGCAAGTTCGAAAGAAG CGACTGGAGGAGATCATGCGGAGAACCAGAAGAACAGTTTCTCCTGACGCG AAATCAGTGACGGTGAGCATCTTACCGAAGGAGAACAATGAGCCTCCTGTGCAGGATGCCGTCCAGCCGCCGGCGGGTTCCAGGCCATCGCAGGCGGTAATGGATGACAAGGAAGCCAATGATGACATGGTGCCTGTGGTGGCCTTCAAAGAGCGCAGGTCTCTCCGGACTCTCACCGGTCTGGAAGACATCCAGACACACCAACGAGCAG AAGTCATTTGA
- the LOC127615324 gene encoding ensconsin-like isoform X2: MRGSIASMPVQKSITCAWQGPVRRTTREAVSSTNVDERLKAARERREEQQRLLASRVHSRYEREQQAKLHYEQQLQQRQKKLREQKLKEDRRRAAVEEKRQQRLKEEKERNESAVRRTLEKSQRAQQNFSQNVSGRKPAKNAPGHIVLSTWEKNLVSRLLTPTSSYLARSKSAVGQSGEEVSFYSTTSSSPSGTQQKLQDHRPQIQRSQNQRAQDRKPQIQKSPNQRPQIQKPQNQRPQDQKLQKPQKPQIQTLQKQKPQIQRTQNLRPQSQRPPPPHLSPSHSQRRSTSGVQPKASTLQTANKKTPNIGPPTRSPTNRNAATKTSRTASSPSPERAHKRSGRRHSIPLQLDLESVPEEDVSICNSALSPGNSRPARASTEDNVEYSSETQSRQPAESRTAGDGSPSTMPSAPPKAPLRPLDGPINPEETSGAAMLLGELEEQEHLAAAEAERRSWEELQRRRVEERARQRAETERLIAEKQRRDEEEHRRAEEERAQAMREAALLHKQREEEQAREREKAAQVQKERELLGQKEEAERQVRKKRLEEIMRRTRRTVSPDAKSVTVSILPKENNEPPVQDAVQPPAGSRPSQAVMDDKEANDDMVPVVAFKERRSLRTLTGLEDIQTHQRAEVI; encoded by the exons ATGCGAGGCTCCATAGCCAGCATGCCTGTGCAGAAGAGCATCACTTGTGCGTGGCAGGGTCCCGTGAGGAGGACCACGCGAGAAG CGGTGAGCAGCACAAATGTGGACGAGAGGCTTAAAGCTGCTCGGGAAAGGAGAGAGGAACAACAGAGGTTACTCG CCTCACGGGTGCACAGCAGGTATGAGCGGGAGCAGCAAGCCAAGCTCCACTACGAGCAGCAGCTACAGCAGCGCCAGAAGAAGCTTCGGGAGCAAAAACTCAAGGAGGACAGGAGACGTGCTgccgtggaggagaagcgacaGCAGCGTCTCAAGGAGGAAAAA GAGCGAAATGAATCTGCCGTGCGCCGGACCTTGGAAAAGAGCCAAAGAGCCCAACAAAACTTCAGCCAAAACGTGAGCGGCAGGAAGCCCGCTAAAAACG CTCCAGGTCACATAGTGCTCAGCACATGGGAGAAGAACCTGGTGAGTCGCCTGCTAACTCCCACAAGCTCTTATCTGGCACGGAGCAAGAGTGCTGTTGGTCAGTCGGGAGAAGAAG TTTCGTTTTACTCCACGACCAGTAGCAGCCCAAGCGGCACCCAGCAGAAGCTCCAGGATCACAGACCCCAGATCCAGAGGTCCCAAAACCAGAGAGCCCAAGACCGGAAACCCCAGATTCAGAAATCCCCAAATCAAAGGCCCCAGATTCAGAAACCCCAGAACCAGAGACCACAGGACCAAAAACTGCAGAAACCCCAGAAACCCCAAATCCAGACATTACAGAAGCAGAAACCCCAGATCCAGAGAACTCAGAACCTGAGACCCCAGAGCCAGAGGCCACCGCCGCCACATCTGAGTCCCAGCCACAGCCAGAGAAGAAGCACCAGCGGTGTACAG CCCAAAGCAAGCACACTACAAACCGCTAACAAGAAGACTCCAAACATCGGTCCACCTACTCGTTCGCCTACAAACCGTAACGCGGCAACTAAAACGAGCAGAACGGCGTCATCGCCCTCTCCGGAACG GGCTCACAAGAGATCAGGCCGGCGGCACTCCATCCCTCTTCAACTGGACCTCGAGTCGGTTCCTGAGGAAGACGTTTCAATTTGCAACTCTGCCCTGTCACCTGGCAACTCCAGGCCCGCCAGGGCCTCAACCGAAGACAACGTGGAATATTCGTCTGAGACTCAGAGCCGCCAGCCGGCTGAGAGCAGAACTGCCGGAGATGGCA GTCCCTCCACAATGCCTTCCGCTCCACCCAAAGCCCCGCTGAGGCCCTTGGATGGTCCGATCAACCCAGAAGAGACCTCTGGAGCGGCTATGCTGCTCGGGGAGCTAGAGGAGCAGGAGCACTTGGCAGCTGCTGAAGCTGAAAG GCGCAGTTGGGAGGAGCTGCAGCGCCGCAGAGTCGAGGAGCGAGCCCGGCAGCGGGCTGAGACCGAGCGTCTGATTGCGGAAAAGCAAAGACGTGACGAAGAGGAGCATAGGCGGGCCGAGGAGGAGAGAGCTCAAGCCATGCGTGAAGCGGCTCTTCTGCACAAGCAG AGGGAGGAGGAACAAGCCAGAGAGCGGGAGAAAGCGGCCCAGGTGCAGAAGGAGCGCGAGCTGCTCGGGCAGAAAGAGGAAGCCGAACGGCAAGTTCGAAAGAAG CGACTGGAGGAGATCATGCGGAGAACCAGAAGAACAGTTTCTCCTGACGCG AAATCAGTGACGGTGAGCATCTTACCGAAGGAGAACAATGAGCCTCCTGTGCAGGATGCCGTCCAGCCGCCGGCGGGTTCCAGGCCATCGCAGGCGGTAATGGATGACAAGGAAGCCAATGATGACATGGTGCCTGTGGTGGCCTTCAAAGAGCGCAGGTCTCTCCGGACTCTCACCGGTCTGGAAGACATCCAGACACACCAACGAGCAG AAGTCATTTGA